GATGAGCATAGTGCCGGTGGTGATGTGAAGCAAGGTAGGGGTCGATCAGCTGAGGGTGGTAAGTCCAGGGCCTCCCATGGAAAAATTGTTGCCTTTCAGGACTATCGTGTTGTAAAGCTTCTTGCCGATGAGGTGAACACAACCCTCGGCAGGACGGTAATTGATGAGCAGTGCTACCGTGTTAACGGCATGCTTCGCTGTGCCTACAGTAGTAAGATAACTGTACCACAGGGGATGCCCTTATCCTCCAACACTGCCGGAGGATATCATAGAGGAAAGCGGCTAGTTCCGCTCTTGAAGGCGAAAGACACTGCGCTTCAGAAGCGTTTAGACGATATGGCTGCCCACTTATGTACTCTTAGTGACGCTCAGATACTGGAGCGGACCTTTTGCATTCGCACCGCCCCCGTTAAGGAGCGGCGCGTTACAGAGAATGATGACGTTGATAACGCTCAGAAGTTGTTGAGGGCGAGGAGTGATTACCTCCGTTCCTTCAAACTCATTCGTGCAAAGAACATTGTAGGTGCTCAGAATGCAAAGCCCGTAGAGTATGATGCCTATGGTAATGTTGTTTCGAGGTATTTAACCGAATCCGCCAAGTGGCATCGTTTCAAAACAGCTGTGGAAAAACTTCACCGCCTGCCGCCACGAGCTGCGGAATGTTACGACATTTGGGTGCGTGTGGGCCTTGCATTGCACAATTTTAGCAACGAGGACCACGTGTTTGAGGAGTGGGTCCGGTTTTCTCTTAAGTGCCCGCAGAAGTATTCGCGTGAGACGTGCAGGCGGAAGTGGCAGCAATTCGATCGCAACCCCGATGCGCTGAATTGGAGACGTGGATTTAATTATTTGAATAGTACCGTCTGGCGTTCTGTACCGGGTTGTTAGtgcaggaggaaaaagaggcgGCAGGGGTGGTCAGCAGGTTTTGCTTCCGGGCTATAATCTGTTGTGCCACacgtcttcttttttgtctttttttttttagttcttgttttggtgttgttgtgttgtacCGCTGGGCAACTCATTGCAAGAGgctgtgtttctttctttctttttttttttatactttctttatttagtGAGTTGTTTCATTCCATTGAGGTTTGGTGGTGGGCAACGGGCATGCATCATGAAGGGGGTGTGGGGGAGAGGGGGATGGGAAGTTTTGAGTTTATGAGGGAAAAATGTAGCagtggaagggaagagagatgcatttcattattttaaTGTGCTCCCGACTTCTTTTTACACACTTGCCTCTGCGTGTGTCTCTGCATGTCtctgcatgtgtgtgtgtgtttttttttattattttgttttgcttctttctaTTCTCGAATGCATTTTTCGCTCGTACTTCTCAGCGTATCGTCTGTACTCGTTTCAGagttgctcctcctcccccccctctctccctttttccctccctccttccttccttacGTTTTTACTTCaactccctttttgtttttacgccaatttttgtttattttcctcttcctatttttttttcgtttttcttcttttcccttttttatattgttgGGCCCCTTCCTGTTGCCACAGTGACTGTGGGACCCTcacctcctctttcttcgtcttcccatttttttttcttatttattttattatgtaTTTGTACATCAAAGAGAGCATCGCGAATCTTTTTTGAACATGTTCCTTCCTTGCGTGTGTTGTccgtgtgcctgtacgaatttttttttttatcaggTTTAGAAGTTTAATCGCTTGTGAGgacatgtttttgttttaggcGTTTGTacacttctcttctttttatcaaAGCGATGTAACGAATGCAAAACAAAGGCGAAGAGGTGAAACAGAGGaaggaataaatgaaaagtaaataagaaataagaGGGACGTTTTGACTgacggagggaaagaaaagaagaaaaaaagaaaaaaggggaaaagggggaaagggggaaaaaaaataaaaaaaaagaaaaggaaaaggaaaaaaagaaaaagagaagagaagaaatacATTAGGATCTATTGACATTTTgtcatgtgtttgtgttactccttttcttttctttttttccttttccttttcttttgtgttattattattattattatttattgtttccccctctttccttccatatATTTCACTCTCTCACGTAAACATGCATGTTGGTTTCATTTCATGCATGTATGAGTGTGTTAGTTTGAGTAAGTGAGAGCTTAAACTAATTgatagaaaacaaaaaaaatataaataaatatatatatatatatattggcgtaaaaacaaaacaaataaaaattagGGAGGCACACACGCGTATgcatatatgcatgtgtgtaaAGTAAAACAACGAAGTGGAGCGGAGAATTATAGACAACTGTGCCttaattgttattgttattgttattgttgttgctctggttgtttattatttttgttttttttgttttttgtgatgtttcacttcccctcactattattattattattattattatttttttttttgtgtgtgtgtgtttgttttttcttacttttttttgttttttgttttgttatgaGTGTTTGCGCTTTTTGGTTGCATGTTGTGATGCGCCAGAATGGCAAGTcgcaataaaaataattaacgAAAAgcagagaggaaaaagaaagaaaagaaagaacaaaaaacaacaaacgcgcaataacaaaaaaaaaaaagaaaaactcaagaaaaaattatagaaaAGCGGGagtggaagggaaaataaaaagaaaaaggggggaaaaaaaggaaaggaaaaagagagcaataaaataaacaaagaaaagagaggtaaaaagagagagagagagagagagaaaaaggaaaagggggaataataaaaggagagaaggaagtgCATCAAACTTTAACGGCAACAGTCAACAACGGCGAAAActaatagaagaaaaaaaaaagaagttccaaaaaaaaaagggatgagaatatatatttatatatttatatatatatgtatattgtATGCGTATGCGTAtgcgtatatttatatatataaatatatgtagaAATAtgttattcatttatttatatatgtgacATTACTCATTACTCATTATTCATTATTATcgctgtttctgttgctgttgtggttatttattgttattacacCGCTTTTTAGCGGTGTGTATAATTTAAAGTTTGTATGCTCGTCTTAactcgtctttttttttttttcaaatctTATCTTATCTTATTTgtactttcctctttcctctttttttttttcctttgttttcgattattattcttatttcatttcctttgtttctttttttctttttaaaaatatatatttttttttattaaaaaaaaaaatgacacaTCCCTTCCACCCGCTCTGTGGTACCTTTAGAAAAATTtattctccttcttctttccttctttccatttttcggtgtttgtttgtttatttatttattttattcatttccctCTAGTGTAGTGTACACAATCGCAGTATTATGTACTAATGTGTCACTCGTGTACTCCTTTACTTTCCTGCATTCTCTTCCCTctaacatttctttttttttttacttttttttttccggtcCCCTCCCttgttatatttatatttaaaacttttgtttttcttgttcttttttttttgtgtaaaaaagaaaagaaaattatcaTTACCTCTCTTTCTCAACTACACTGCGCGCGATTCATGCGTCATTTCATTACTGCCCTTGTTATCatcataattattataaatgCTATTGTTATTGCGCACCTCATGCCGTTTTACTGCTTCATTATGTCTCTTCACTCATATCACATCATAtcacttctcttctctttattttcttttctctcatcatctactttattattattattatttgtttatatgTACTGCATTAACATTACTTTAGGGTATTCATTATCTGTTCAgttacacttttttttttaattatttttcttcatatatatatatatattattattattattattattattaatNNNNNNNNNNNNNNNNNNNNNNNNNNNNNNNNNNNNNNNNNNNNNNNNNNNNNNNNNNNNNNNNNNNNNNNNNNNNNNNNNNNNNNNNNNNNNNNNNNNNNNNNNNNNNNNNNNNNNNNNNNNNNNNNNNNggggaaaaaggaaaagaaaattatcGGTACCTGTCTATCTCAGTGACACTGCGCCCGATTCATGCGTCATTTCATTACTGCCCTTGTTATCatcataattattataaatgCTATTGTTATTGCGCACCTCATGCCGTTTTACTGCTTCATTATGTCTCTTCACTCATATCACATCATAtcacttctcttctctttattttcttttctctcatcatctactttattattattattatttgtttatatgTACTGCATTAACATTACTTTAGGGTATTCATTATCTGTTCAgttacacttttttttttaattatttttcttcatatatatatatatattattattattattattattattattctctgTCTTTCAGAGTTGCAGCCGCCTGAAGAAGGCAGCTTTTTATTCATAAGGCATTTATACGATTTGCCTTTGAAACCATACACGCATAcataagaaaagaagttgtggctccctcctcttttttctttttttttctttctttttttttaaaaaaaaattttccttcttttttgaatattattattattattattatttctctcctctcccTAAACACCCACGCAAGAGGAGAGtaggagagaaaagaaaaataaaagaaaagtaaaagaaaaagaatttaGTGCGAGTGAGAGAGGTTACCGACTTCAAGGAACGGAATAGCGGCGATACAACGAGGAggtgagggggaaaagaaaaaaagacaagggATATTAGCCAGCTGaagacaccaacaacaatcaaacaaagaaataaataaattatataaataaataactaAAAGGAATATTCggagagcaaaaaaacaaacaaacaaacaaacgaacaatcggccaaacaaacaacgaaaaacaaGTCAGAAGTGAAGTGGGAGTGTAGAGGTGTGTTTGACACTTGAAGTTAAGAGGCGAATTAGAGTTAGTCAGAAATTAATAAAATAGACAGCAAGAAAGTTACGTacgcacaaatacacacgcaaaagaaaaaaaaaattcagcaTAAGGGGATTgacaagagagagagagagaaagaaagaaagaggtggaaaaaaaaaaggaaaaggggctGCTCAAAGGAAACGAAGGGAATCGAAAGCAGTGCGTGGAAGTGCCAAAATCGCACAGATTTATACATAAACTGTATTGTAGGGACTTTCTTATTACAGGGGAGGAATTTCAAATCAGAAAAGGTGTTAGGcaaggcaaaaaagaggaacggcgagtctcttttttttttttttaaagaaaaaacaattgTTCTTTTTGCCTCTCTTCTAGTACCAAGTAATTCACATATTTGTGCATCCCGTGgaggaaggtggaaaaaaacaaaaaaaaacaaaaaaagaaacacaaaaacaaagcaaccaCAGCAAGAGGAGAACACAGGAAGGAGGTGTGAAGAGTTCATTGAGTAGCACCAACATCACAACAAAATTGGCTCTACCACATGTCTGATGATGCTGCGGACTCAAAAACCGCTAAAAGCATCGCCAAGTCCAAATCAAATGGAGATGATGGTTCTAAAGCTGCTGCCAGCCTTGACACTGTGGGATCATTGGGTGTACATGAACAAGTGGAACTTCTCGCACAGGCATTACTACGTGAGTTTATGCATCGGCGCGGTTACACAAAAACACTTCGGGCGTTTGATGCCGAGTGTCCACGTGATGAGCGAACGATTTCTTCCCGGCAGTTAATGCGACAACTGCTGGAAATACCATCAAATGCGTTTCCCTCGCGGTTGAGTGGCGGGGAGGAGGCCGATgatggaaaaggcaaaaagaagaaaaaggctcAGCCAACTTTCATGGAGGAGTTATGTTCCTACCGCGTGCAGAAGCGTGAAGTGGAACAGCGGCGTAtgatggaaaaggagggaggagAGGGCCCAAGCATTGCAACAAATAAAGAGGGGAATGTTGGTAATATAATAGATCCTAGTGATGCAGAAATGGAGGGGTTGCGCTCCGCTGCATTGGATGTAGAGCGCCGCATTGAAGAGGCGCGGGAGCGACATGAAAAGTTACTGGAGGAGCGTCGGGAACGCAAACGTGAGAAGAAGCGAGCCGAGAAGAagagcaaaaataaagataagGGTAGATCGAAGGATGGGAATGGGGATAAGgatagtggtcgtggcggtggtagtggtggtggaaaAGGTAAATTGCATGAGGATGAAGTGATAGATTTTGATCCTTTTGGCTCAGATGACAACGGTGTTGGGGATGGTGATGACGGTTTCTTTACCAGGCGTACCAATACCAAGAAGAAATTACCGTGGCCacacgatgatgatgacgaggGGAGTGATAGTGATTTATATGGGTTGGCTGGTGGAAAGAACGGCTCGTCATATGCTGGTAAAGGTAGCAGTAGGGTTAATAACCTTCTCGAGGAACCCGAATTTCTGCTCAACTCAATAGAGAAGCGCAAGACAAATAGGGCGGGTACAACGCAGGTAGGATCTGGTTGGACACCTGGCGGTGGTGGTCTGGGGGATGTTGGACTCAATACGATGCCCATGCGGCAGTCAGTTGAAGCTGATATTGGGCGCCCGCCTTCATTTCTTGCTGGTGATGGCATGTCTCTCATGACGGAGCGTATGCAAGTGGATAAAAAACCGCGTGATACTTGGCGTCCCCCCGCTCCGCTGCCAAGCAATTCCATGGGTGGAGGTGGTAGCGGAGGGTTACGTGGGAGTGCCGGCTTCAGGGGTGAGTTGTCGGGGTCTCCCACAAACCCCAGCCCACTGGGTTCCGTAGCGTTTGGTCAGCGGGGACTAAACGGTGGTGGGACGCGGTTCCATCACGGCTCTGCGCCTTCGGTGGATTGTCTCGGGCCTCCATTAGTCGCTGGGGGtttgaagggagaaaaaaagggggcgagtCCACCTGGAAGTGGTGGAATATTAATGAGTTCATCCGAGAGCATCGGAAAGGGTTATGATGGAAGTCTTAGGCCCACTGCAAGCGCTCTCCGTCAGAGTGGCGCATCAAAGAATAAAGACGGTGGTGAAGGCAATGGTAACGGAACCACAGGGCGGAAGGCGCGGCGTGTCACCATTTTAGTGGATTGAAGCGCTTGAAACTGCAATGCCCCTGTTGTGGGAAAATGTGTTGTAGTAGGGAAAAAGTCCCATGAAGTGTTGGATTTTGTAATACTTTCGGATATGCGGAGTGTTTGCAGTACACAGACAATTTTCGGGAGAGGGGTGTGGTTGTGCGGTAGCATAATTGCCGAAGCAACTGCTTGAATTTCTACGTTTCCATTGCTTTAAATGCCTCGTACGTGCTACGAGTGTAAATGTGAAATGAGAGGAGAGAGTAGAGGCTGGAAACTTTTACTTTCGTGTAAGCTGCcgtcttttctccttttccttttccttcttattttgttttgtttgattctttACTTTCGTTTTTTGAAACGTTGTTGCTAAATCTGTCGTTGCGAGTGTTTTGTGATgtgaaagagagagaaaaagagagacgcTGCTGTGAAGtgggagggaggaggaaagggagagggatGATGTGCGTGTGCATGAAATGTtagttttttcccttttgttttttaaactgCTGTGCGGGAGGTGCTTGTGCCTTtgcgggggaggggaggaaaacaaagaaaataaaaggaagcacTGAAATGGTTCAAGTGCTAGGTATCAGCGACGCCTTACCTTACCTtacccttccttttcttttagttttttttctttcttttttttcgtatttgATCTTACTTTGCTACGTTTCTATTATCTGAGAAGCTTCTACCGCCGTTACCCACACCCCGTTTTCCGGAATTGGAGGAAGGATTACGATGAAGGCACAAGATAACAAAACTTTGAAGGGGAAGGCCCACATCGCCTCAAACTTTCGAGAATAGTTGTGTttgtatacatatttatatatttatttatatctttttATATGTGTCTGTGCACGTGTGTAGGGCCCAACCGCTTTGTAAGACGTTGGCGctcttcacttcccttcctttcctgagtcttttattttgttttatttaagGTTGCGCACTTCTTTCGCTTACCTTCACGTTATACCTCGCGgtttgctctttctttttccccccttctttcttgttcGTGTTATGCTGTCATTATGTCCGCGCGAAAATATGTGAGTACTTTTGTCGCTTActgttcattattgttattatcattattgtcgttgttgttgcaattacacttattttacttaaaaaaggggaaagggaaactcCCTTaggagaagaagaggaagaaggaaaaaaaaatgataaagaaaaaggggatgGTGAGCTAGCGGGAACGAATTAGTGTTTTCCACAAatcgcttccttttccccttttcttttttgctgccACGTAACTgtacgtcttttttttttctcaacaCGGCCTCAACGTGTCCCTGTTCTATCTCTATCTCTATCTCTATCCCCTtccacttccttctcttccttttccgtttttgCTTAGCATCTCCATCCAGTTCCGTATATTTAGGTGGAGATGAGGAATCGAACAAAcaattatatttatttgaaTATATACGTTTATataaggatatatatatatatatatatgtctatttatttataatttatgtgtatgtacACTAATGTGCGTCGAGGGTTGAGCAAACGCGTTGATACAGAAGCGTAGTGCGTAATGGGGACGGGTGGGTCCATCCAAGTTATTGTCTTTTATTATGTGTTTACCACctattttctgctgttttaTCTCTTATgaagggaagagcgtgtaacTTCCTTGTCTGTGTTCCCCGGTAAAACGACGTGAGTGATATTTATCACAAGGAGAGATCGTaccgaggaaaaaaaaaaaagaaaaggagaaggaggaggagggggaggagggggaagagaatgaAATACACACGGGTAAAacatctcttctttcccttccctttatcTTTATCTCTACctttatctttatttttatctttacATTTCTCTCCACctctcttttcatttcctttcattgCTGTCAAGTATTCAACTGTAAGTAAAACAAGGTATAAGTAGCAATATTACTTACTTACTCTCTGACACGCACACGGAGCTTTATAGAAAGGTATTGACCCCGCAGGTCGTACAGCACTTACGTTTGTATGGGTTGCTCGACCTCCAAGGGGGATCCCTTGCGGACTAATAAGGGAGCGGGAGATGGAGCAGGTAGCCTTCGTAATCCAGCAGGAGGGAGATGGAGTCAAACGGATTATCCCGACGTTGGGAACCAACGCCATTTACCCCAGTGCCACTTTTGCAAGCGCTTCATCGCTGAAAAAGAATATAACGCTCACACAGTGATGTGCGATGAAAGGGAGATGACATGCTGGAACTCGTGGTGTCGCCAAATGGTGAAGCAGGGCATGTTGAGTAAACATCTGGAAGAATGTGCCAAGAATCAGAGAGCTCTATGCTACAAGTGTGGTACGGAGGTGCTCGCCAGCGATCTGCAGGTTCACAGGGACACATGCCAGCCAAAAAAGTGCTCGGCGTGTGGGGAGTTATGCATCACACGAATTTTGAGTTGGTGTCCACATAACTTTGGACGCATTGGCGCCACGCAGGGGCCATTTGCAACGGAGGCTCTGTCAAAGAAGTACCTCTCCGGAGGCGGTCGGCCGAAAGGCGCCTCTTCAGTTCATAACAGTAGTCCCCCACACGTTAACTTCAATGTAGCGCGGATGCAGTTGCTATGGCGCTGGATAAAGACGAAATCTATTATAGAAGAGACGCTGTTCCGTGTCATGTCTAGAGAAATGGATCTGAAGAAAGAGGGTTTCGCCATCTTCAAGGCATTAGATAAGGTGAACGAATCCCACGTGCTAGCACCCAAGCGGTCGCGGTCAATTCTCCAGTCCCCCGTTGTCGCTCCCGCCGTCTCCTCTCATTACTTCCCCACACGCTCTAGTGACCCCATCACACTCGATGTGGTGAGCCGTCTTATGAAGGACCTCAGTGAGCATATTCTCCCACCGTATCCCGCCGTCTGGCGTGTCTTCACTGACGCTATGTGTTATCTGAATACGATGCCTAACGTCGTATTGCTCAGTCCACCCCTTGGTGCACGGGTGGTGAATGGACGCGTTAATCAAGGTTCTAAGGTGGTTGTCGTGGGGGACCTGCATGGGCAGCTGGCGGACCTCTTGCATATTCTCAAGGAGTGCGGCATGCCAAACGACTCGACGTATTACATCTTCAACGGAGACTTCGTGGATCGGGGTCCGAATGGTGTAGAGGTTCTGCTTATAATCTTTTCTCTGATGCTCGCTTGCCCGAAGTTTGTCACTTTGAACCGGGGCAATCATGAGTGCGACTACATGAATGAAGAATACGGTTTTGATGTAGAAGTGAGTACAAAGTATGATCGCAACGTCTTCCGGCTCATTCAGCGCTGCTTCTGCGCCATGCCGCTCGCGACGATCATTGGCAGGAAAGTGTTTGTCGTGCACGGCGGCGTCCCACGGCGCAAGGGGGTTCGTATCGAGGACATCTCCCGCATCCAGCGCTTTCGACAGATTCCCATGCCAGACTACTCGCAGCCTGAAGAGGATGAGATCTTTCAGGATCTGCTGTGGTCGGACCCCGTTGAGGATTTGCAGGGCTGGCGTGAGTCCCACCGTGGCGCTGGTGTAGAGTTCGGACCCGATCTGACGCATGAGTTCCTCCAAAGCAATGGGTTGGAGCTCATTATTCGCTCACACTGCGACTGTGAACGCGGGTACGAGGAGTTCCATGATGGCAAGCTCGTAACGGTTTTCTCAGCGAGCAATTACAACGGTCCCGACACCAACTATGGAAGTGTGGCCGTTTTTATTGGTGACAACCCCGAGCCATCCTTCTCTGTGCACAAGGTGCTGGAAGATGACCTTGAAGCGCACCACCATGTAGACCTTGGCGAGACCCAAACCGGCGGATTGGGTATGACCTTAACCTCACTTTCTATGCTGCACTTAGTGCGGCCTGCTATCCGCCGTAGAACAAAGGATGAGGTGCTTCGGGTGCTGCGCGAACGTGTGTATCAGCGCCGGCATCGTCTCATGGCGTACTTCAACAAGCTTGATCGCACACGGAAGGGGTCTGTGTGGAAGATTGAATGGGTGGAGGCCATGCGCAACGTCCTCAACACCGACCTCCCGTGGTTCTTTTTGCGTGGCTACCTCGCAGCAGAGGATGACGACGGTCGTATTTGgtattccctcttcctcgtgAAGTTTCACAACAAACTGCAGTCGctttggctcaacgagtggATTAGCAGCGCGCGCGATCGCCTCATTCAGCAACAGAGGGCTAACCACCGATCACAATATGTTGCAAATTCTTTTAACAGGGAGCAAGTGGGCTATAACGAATTCTGTTCCGTCATGCGTGCTATCGATTACACCATGAGCGATGGGCACCTCTTTCAACTCTTCGTACACTTTGACGAGCGTGGCGTTGGCTTCATCGATGGTCGCAAGTTTGTGCATATGCTCTCTGAGGCAAGCACTTCACACCCCGGCGCGGACCCACTCCGTTGGGATCTGGAGGCGATGGAGCAACTGCAGTCTGTAGTTATACAAGGCCGTGGCCAGCTGCAGTACCTCTTTAAGGTAAGTACAAAGGATTGCGTGCTCACGAAGGAGTCATTCATGTGGGGACTGGAGCAGCTTGGCCGTGGAATGCGGAGGCAACTcacgcagcagcagaaggaaaggatatATGAGTACTTGCTTGAGCGCGCGCCTAATGGTTCTGTGTTGTTCGGGCAGTTCCTCTTCATGACTACTGTTTTTGATAACTGCACCATGTCGACTTCTTCGGCTATTGATTTGGCAGACATTAATCTGGTAGCGTACTGCTTAAGAAACTGtagcttttcctcctttgtgAGAGATTGACATGGAGGGTGGGAGAACGAAGGGTGATAAAGTAGAGGGGGTGTGTTGGTATAAATTTAGGAGGGGTGATCTTATTGGAATGAATGAGAGAATGGAGGTGAGGgagggtgtgtgtggggagagTGAAGAAGCGGTCCTAAAAGAAGATATGCTTCAGCCATGCGCttacacaaacaaatatgcgcttacacacacacacacgcatgcatgcaaatatatatatatatatatatatatatatacgtgtgcgcacgtgtgtgtgtgtgtgtgtgtaagcgCATATTTGTTTGTCGCTCCGTGCACGCGGTTGTGCCAAtgagtaaacaaataaaatgtGGTATAAAGTTTAATGAAGGGGTGGGGGAATGAAGGAGGGGCGATGACGGCGAGCTGCCAACATGCGCTTTACGTTTCCTTACCGTAGTCCtcttgtaatatatatatatatatatatattgatttATTTACACATTTCCCCGTTTCCACGCGCATACATAAGCACGCATGCACATACtgttcccccctttcccttttttgttccatCAATGAATATATTTTGCCTGGTAGGCGTTGTTTTTCCACGTtcacttttgttttaccATTATTTCTTGAGAGAGAAgcagagtgtgtgtgtgcgtgtgtgtagcGTACAAGCaatggagagaaaaaaagagagggagtgAAGTGTTTAAAAAGTACCTTGGCAGCCGTTTGATGTGAGAGTGTGCGGCCGTATACTAAAAGCCGATACGAGCGGTATGCAAAGGTGGTGAGGAAACGGTACAGAAGAAattatacatacatatacataaagGAAACTATGGCTTGGGGTATGCAAAGTAGTTACCCACATGATTAAAAGAAGTCAAGTAAaggcgaagaagaagaaaggagaacaGAGCAAACAAGAGTGAggagtaacaaaaaaaacgagaggACAAAACACTCATGAATCGCACGTGACAGCtgatgtgtatg
The genomic region above belongs to Trypanosoma brucei gambiense DAL972 chromosome 1, complete sequence and contains:
- a CDS encoding T. brucei spp.-specific protein, which produces MHFIILMCSRLLFTHLPLRVSLHVSACVCVFFFIILFCFFLFSNAFFARTSQRIVCTRFRVAPPPPPLSLFPSLLPSLRFYFNSLFVFTPIFVYFPLPIFFSFFFFSLFYIVGPLPVATVTVGPSPPLSSSSHFFFLFILLCICTSKRASRIFFEHVPSLRVLSVCLYEFFFLSGLEV
- a CDS encoding ser/thr protein phosphatase, putative, which produces MGCSTSKGDPLRTNKGAGDGAGSLRNPAGGRWSQTDYPDVGNQRHLPQCHFCKRFIAEKEYNAHTVMCDEREMTCWNSWCRQMVKQGMLSKHLEECAKNQRALCYKCGTEVLASDLQVHRDTCQPKKCSACGELCITRILSWCPHNFGRIGATQGPFATEALSKKYLSGGGRPKGASSVHNSSPPHVNFNVARMQLLWRWIKTKSIIEETLFRVMSREMDLKKEGFAIFKALDKVNESHVLAPKRSRSILQSPVVAPAVSSHYFPTRSSDPITLDVVSRLMKDLSEHILPPYPAVWRVFTDAMCYLNTMPNVVLLSPPLGARVVNGRVNQGSKVVVVGDLHGQLADLLHILKECGMPNDSTYYIFNGDFVDRGPNGVEVLLIIFSLMLACPKFVTLNRGNHECDYMNEEYGFDVEVSTKYDRNVFRLIQRCFCAMPLATIIGRKVFVVHGGVPRRKGVRIEDISRIQRFRQIPMPDYSQPEEDEIFQDLLWSDPVEDLQGWRESHRGAGVEFGPDLTHEFLQSNGLELIIRSHCDCERGYEEFHDGKLVTVFSASNYNGPDTNYGSVAVFIGDNPEPSFSVHKVLEDDLEAHHHVDLGETQTGGLGMTLTSLSMLHLVRPAIRRRTKDEVLRVLRERVYQRRHRLMAYFNKLDRTRKGSVWKIEWVEAMRNVLNTDLPWFFLRGYLAAEDDDGRIWYSLFLVKFHNKLQSLWLNEWISSARDRLIQQQRANHRSQYVANSFNREQVGYNEFCSVMRAIDYTMSDGHLFQLFVHFDERGVGFIDGRKFVHMLSEASTSHPGADPLRWDLEAMEQLQSVVIQGRGQLQYLFKVSTKDCVLTKESFMWGLEQLGRGMRRQLTQQQKERIYEYLLERAPNGSVLFGQFLFMTTVFDNCTMSTSSAIDLADINLVAYCLRNCSFSSFVRD